TACTGCAGCAAGACTTATTGATAAAGAAGAAACTTCTTCACAAAATATGAAAAGTTTCTTTTCCAAAATTGTAGGAATGTTTAAAAAGGGGTAGGAGGTGTCTTTAATTACAGATAAAAAATTAAGAGTAAATCAAAGTATTGACATAGAAGTAAAAAAAGGACTATATAAAGGTACATTTCCAAGTAAAATAGATGAAGTTAATGAAGAAAACATTAAAGTTTTAGCTCCTTATCGGAATGGAGAAATTGTTCCTTTAAGAGCTGGAACAGAAGTTAATATATTTTTCACAGGAAATGATGCTGCCTATAAATTCAATTCTGAAATAATTGATAGAATAAAAGAACAGGTAAAATTACTGATAATTACTCCTCCAGAAGAAATTGTGAGAATTCAAAGACGTGATTATTTTCGCCTTGATGTAAAAAAAGATGCGAAATACAGAAAACTTGATGATTATGAACTTGGAGATGAAATAGATTGTAATAAAAGTTTTATTGAAAGTCAGACTATTGACCTCAGTGGTGGGGGAGTTCGCCTTGTTAATGAGAGTGATCTTGAAGAGGGAGATTTTATTGAATTAATGATTGACCTTTCTGGAATTAAAGAAGTTATGATTTTAGGAGAAGTTAAACAGGAATACAGTCTTCCAAATGGTGAAGCTGTTGGAGTTGAATTCGAAGATATTTCCCGTCAGGCCAGGGATGAAATTATTGGCTGGCTCTTTGATTATCAAAGAGAATTAAGAAAAAAAGGGATGTTGTAAATGAGAAATAATATTTTGATTTCTTTATTTACAGGCATTATAGCATATTCTCTTACTACTT
The sequence above is drawn from the Halanaerobiales bacterium genome and encodes:
- a CDS encoding flagellar brake domain-containing protein; its protein translation is MSLITDKKLRVNQSIDIEVKKGLYKGTFPSKIDEVNEENIKVLAPYRNGEIVPLRAGTEVNIFFTGNDAAYKFNSEIIDRIKEQVKLLIITPPEEIVRIQRRDYFRLDVKKDAKYRKLDDYELGDEIDCNKSFIESQTIDLSGGGVRLVNESDLEEGDFIELMIDLSGIKEVMILGEVKQEYSLPNGEAVGVEFEDISRQARDEIIGWLFDYQRELRKKGML